GATTGGTTCGATAAGACACCGTTTCGCAAGTCCACCTTTGGTTGTATGTTGGCAATAGTGAAATCTGTGTCTCGTCTGCGTCAGCCGAGGGTCAGACTTTGATCAATTCCTTTCACCTACTTAAATGTAACTTTGCGTTCTGCTTGATAGAGATTTCAAGACCAATGACCTAACTGCTGAACGTTAACAAAGACTCgatcattgatgtcattcctggAACACCGTGTTACAATGAACTTGTTTCTCTGTCTCAGGTGCACGGTTCCCATAGCAACAACATATGTATTGTGAACGGGCTCACACAGATGATCAAAGAAGGAGGGATGCGGTCTTTATGGAGGGGCAACGGTATCAACGTCATTAAAATCGCCCCTGAATCAGCCCTCAAGTTCATGGCTTATGAACAGGTACCAACAGTGACCTGGTTTTGATTGCACAAACAATAAAGTGCGATGGCATTGAAGTAATGGTCTCTCTGTTTTAACTCTTCAGATCAAACGTCTGATGGGCAGCAATCGGGAAACTCTTGGGATTGCAGAGCGTTTTGTAGCGGGTTCTCTGGCAGGAGTCATTGCGCAGAGCACCATCTACCCCATGGAGGTGAGAATCTGTCGCCTGAACCTCTCTTTGTGAAATTCATTTGTTCAACCTGCCGCTGTACTCACTGATGTCTGTCTCGTCACATGTTCAGGTTCTCAAAACTCGCCTGGCGTTAAGAAAGACGGGCCAGTACAAGGGCATCTCCGACTGTGCCAGACAGATCCTGCGGGGTGAGGGGGTCACAGCGTTCTACAAAGGCTACGTTCCCAACATGCTGGGCATCATTCCGTACGCTGGCATTGATCTGGCGGTCTACGAGGTGGGCGGAGAAACTCCGTAAATCATTGGTAATTTActtcaagaaaatgaaaacttacCTTCTGCAATATTTTCCCAATAGACATTAAAGAACAACTGGCTTCAGCGTTACGGTACGGACAGTGCAGATCCGGGCGTGTTTGTGCTTCTGGCCTGTGGTACCATCTCCAGCACGTGCGGTCAGCTCGCCAGCTATCCTCTTGCTCTCGTACGGACACGCATCCAGGCACAAGGTGAGCTCTCGTTTTGTGCGTGCTCCTATTTTGATGTTGTCACACTTGTAACAAACGCACCTCATGATCCATCTGTTTCTTCTTCAGCCGTGGTTGAGGGGGCATCACAGGTCTCCATGACGGGGCTATTCAAACAGATCATAAAGACAGAGGGGCCGACGGGTCTCTACCGGGGTCTGACTCCAAACTTCCTGAAGGTCATCCCTGCTGTCAGCATCAGCTACGTCGTCTACGAGCACATCAAGTCGACGTTAGGAGTGCAGTCAAGATGAGGAACCTACGAAGGGCTAAAGGGACTAGAGACGTAAATCTTTGGGTTTTGAACCTTAAGGTGTGGAAGCCGACTCATTCTGTGAATGTGAGAAAGTGGAGGAGAAGCTGTTTATTAACATGCACAAGTGAAAGTATTTTACCAGGGGAACAGGAAGAATCCTCccttaaattatttatttattaagtgtTCTACATCATTAGAAAAGAGCCACTGTGTTCAAGTTTGAATGTTTGAAAGCTGAAATCAGGGACCAACTGCGCAACAGGTGCAGATGTGTCCGACACTACAAACAAGTGTCAAGATTTTACTGTGAAATCTTGACATGTCATGCTGAACTTGCACTGCCCAGAATAATGCTGCTGTACTTTGActgaagtaaaataaatatatataaaaaaccaGATATTTATGTTGTGGCATCTGGTGATGTGTTTCTTAGCACTTTTCATGAGCATCTTAAATGAAAACCAGTGTTTCCCATCTGTTTAACAGGATTCTACTTCTATGAAACTCGGTTCTTTTTATGAATCTGCACACATTGAAGTTCTTAGCTTTGCCTTAATATAAACGAATGTCTGGTTGATTTGAAGAATTAATGCACTTTGTCTTGGTCAATGTTGAATGGAAGCTTTAAGTGATGACTGTAAACGTGTAACGTTCTTTAATGGGTGTGAATGTTCTGTAATTGGCGACCAAATGTTCCACTAATAAATGCACTTGTGCTCACTTGCAGTATTGCTTGGGTTAAGGGCTTTCATGTACACTAATTAAAATACatggatgtttgtgtttaagagGTCATGATGTGATTTAGATTGTGAAAGCTGCTTTGAGACGGATGTTCTCAGGAAGCGAGTGATTGGAGTATGTCATTTTCATTGTAAGAACAGTCCTGTTTTAGATTATTTCAAAAcgtaaatgatttattttttcaataaaaaatgtaatattaatctATTGTCTGTAGTGCTTTTGTGTTGAACAAGTGATTGAAAATGGCCTGTTAATACATTGATAAATAATTCATCCAGTGTGTTACCGTAACggtttggttaaaaaaaaatactggtTAACTAGAATGTGAAACCTTGTAATTAAGTAGTGGGGTTGTGACTGAAGTGAAAGCTATATTAATgaagaatatatttttattgtaattgttcAGAATTAATATATTCAGGGCTAGAAATGGGGGGAAAGAAGTCCAGCGAGTGAATTTAAAGGAGGGAAGGGGTCTATTTATCCATGAAATGGACTCAAAACACGATGCACATTTCACACATACATAAAGTGGCTTTTTCTGCATCtatggtttaaaaatgtaaaaaaagtccCCTATTGGACTCCAGCTCAGTGAATTTTGGccatatatacaaatatatgtgaatcatatatatattatatatatatatataatcatatgaagagtttgacTCCAA
Above is a genomic segment from Triplophysa rosa linkage group LG17, Trosa_1v2, whole genome shotgun sequence containing:
- the slc25a25a gene encoding calcium-binding mitochondrial carrier protein SCaMC-2-A, producing MLCLCLYVPVPNSDHIEVEYFESNGLPSELKSIFKLSVLLPSQEFSTYQKWRKKALKTEEKDLDGQLDFEEFVHYLQDHEKDLKLVFKSLDRKNAGQVNAGDIASSLRDLGVHISLQQAERVLKSMDKNGTMTVDWNEWKKSPSQQPAENIPEIILYWKHSTIFDVGENLMVPDEFTTEEHMTGMWWRHLVAGGGAGAVSRSFTAPLDRLKVLMQVHGSHSNNICIVNGLTQMIKEGGMRSLWRGNGINVIKIAPESALKFMAYEQIKRLMGSNRETLGIAERFVAGSLAGVIAQSTIYPMEVLKTRLALRKTGQYKGISDCARQILRGEGVTAFYKGYVPNMLGIIPYAGIDLAVYETLKNNWLQRYGTDSADPGVFVLLACGTISSTCGQLASYPLALVRTRIQAQAVVEGASQVSMTGLFKQIIKTEGPTGLYRGLTPNFLKVIPAVSISYVVYEHIKSTLGVQSR